A DNA window from Mangifera indica cultivar Alphonso unplaced genomic scaffold, CATAS_Mindica_2.1 Un_0006, whole genome shotgun sequence contains the following coding sequences:
- the LOC123205455 gene encoding uncharacterized protein LOC123205455: protein MVAPALEKASDSPYLMEHAEVDGGVEKRVSWNSLFTPKKSNVKLEFFEPKGKDSKGRICVAPPQEVAEQGAIKWNTCAVGFFLGKRPPFLTVKRALEKVWTAFGLIDVMTSGQGVFILKFQDIEGASRAVEEGQLTIQGQPFLVRKWTTNLPMVINDVKKLAIWIRMYGIPLEFWTPKGLSYIASAIGIPLYMDSVTEEGIRLEYARVCIEIEVDSECPDFISLALPNGESMVINVEYAWKPIKCNGCQCFGHSTASCSLASKQGDNTTSRSTLKEGAGFVLPKKLQGKDKMEYQELEKDKTVSNQEAIHGTNLDEANKEGKRYGSEASTSKEPCSTSEESVSARESEVDSINSIRNLGSMEDMDQEASPAMVPFGGKLKGGL from the exons ATGGTTGCTCCTGCATTAGAAAAGGCGTCAGATTCTCCTTACTTGATGGAACATGCGGAGGTGGATGGAGGAGTGGAGAAGAGGGTTTCATGGAACTCCCTCTTCACCCCTAAGAAGTCTAATGTTAAGCTGgaattttttgaacctaaagggaaagaCTCTAAAGGGCGGATTTGTGTGGCCCCTCCTCAAGAAGTGGCTGAACAAGGTGCTATAAAATGGAACACTTGTGCTGTAGGTTTTTTCCTTGGTAAAAGACCACCATTCTTGACGGTCAAAAGAGCATTGGAGAAGGTGTGGACTGCTTTTGGCCTCATTGATGTCATGACTTCGGGCCAAggtgtttttatattaaagtttcaaGATATAGAAGGAGCTTCAAGAGCTGTGGAAGAGGGGCAACTTACTATACAAGGACAGCCGTTTCTTGTTCGGAAATGGACTACTAACCTCCCTATGGTGATTAATGATGTAAAGAAGCTGGCTATATGGATTAGAATGTATGGCATCCCCCTTGAGTTTTGGACCCCGAAAGGGCTTAGCTACATAGCGAGTGCAATAGGAATTCCTCTATATATGGATTCCGTGACTGAAGAAGGGATAAGATTGGAGTACGCTAGAGTTTGTATTGAGATAGAGGTGGATTCAGAATGCCCCGATTTTATTAGCCTAGCTTTGCCTAATGGAGAATCTATGGTAATCAATGTGGAGTATGcttggaaacctataaaatgcaatggATGTCAATGCTTTGGTCATTCCACAGCAAGTTGCTCACTAGCATCTAAACAAGGTGATAACACAACTTCTCGAAGTACATTGAAGGAGGGGGCTGGATTTGTGTTACCTAAGAAACTACAAGGGAAAGATAAAATG GAGTATCAAGAGCTGGAAAAGGATAAGACAGTGTCGAATCAAGAAGCAATACATGGGACCAACTTAGATGAAGCCAATAAGGAAGGTAAGAGGTATGGAAGTGAAGCTAGCACATCAAAAGAGCCTTGTTCTACCTCGGAAGAAAGTGTGAGTGCACGGGAGAGTGAAGTAGATTCCATAAACTCAATTCGGAATTTGGGCAGTATGGAGGACATGGATCAAGAAGCCTCTCCAGCAATGGTCCCATTTGGTGGAAaacttaag ggcggattGTGA